A single Lactuca sativa cultivar Salinas chromosome 8, Lsat_Salinas_v11, whole genome shotgun sequence DNA region contains:
- the LOC111913226 gene encoding GATA transcription factor 8 produces the protein MSGENFMDEMEEIDCGSFFDHIDDLIEFPPVNDTSLNSLDCNEFPNIWTNNSDDLQVSDPIFCGSNSDSASVLSAELAVPYEDIVQLEWLSNFVEDSFSGGGLTIPVAAHHQFQTTSPVSVLESSSSSSSSSSTSGGGNMIPFSPIQRGPQRARTKRPRPTTFNPRAMIELLSPLLLLAPVSSESENNFVSDQKKKKKVKRSKIQAGPPTENQNQIQSGQGVRKCLHCEITKTPQWRAGPMGPKTLCNACGVRYKSGRLFPEYRPAASPTFVPTLHSNSHKKVVEMRVKGGPNDVRESEEPTPVSSVSVPVAEPKLIGYMMPQAD, from the exons ATGTCAGGCGAGAATTTCATGGACGAGATGGAAGAGATTGATTGTGGGAGCTTCTTTGATCACATTGACGATTTAATCGAATTCCCTCCCGTCAACGACACCTCTCTCAATTCCCTCGACTGTAACGAGTTTCCCAACATTTGGACCAACAACTCCGACGACTTGCAGGTCTCCGACCCCATCTTCTGCGGCAGCAATAGTGATAGCGCCTCCGTACTGTCGGCAGAGCTTGCTGTTCCG tatgAAGATATTGTCCAGCTGGAATGGCTTTCAAATTTCGTGGAAGATTCCTTTTCTGGTGGTGGATTGACTATTCCGGTGGCGGCACACCACCAATTCCAGACCACCAGTCCTGTCTCAGTCCTtgagagcagcagcagcagcagctcCAGCTCCTCCACCTCTGGCGGCGGCAACATGATTCCGTTCAGCCCGATTCAACGTGGGCCTCAACGGGCCCGAACCAAACGTCCCAGGCCCACAACTTTTAACCCTCGTGCCATGATTGAACTTctctctcctcttcttcttcttgctcctGTTTCTTCTGAATCTGAAAACAATTTTGTGTCTGatcagaagaagaaaaagaaggtgaAAAGGTCCAAGATCCAAGCGGGCCCACCAACCGAAAACCAAAACCAAATTCAGTCGGGTCAGGGAGTGAGAAAGTGCTTGCATTGTGAAATTACGAAAACGCCCCAGTGGCGGGCGGGCCCAATGGGCCCGAAGACACTGTGTAATGCGTGCGGTGTTCGGTACAAGTCAGGGCGGCTGTTCCCGGAGTACCGCCCGGCAGCTAGTCCGACTTTTGTTCCGACACTGCACTCGAACTCCCACAAGAAGGTGGTGGAGATGAGAGTCAAAGGCGGGCCAAATGATGTGAGGGAGTCAGAAGAACCAACACCAGTATCATCAGTATCAGTACCAGTAGCAGAGCCAAAGCTAATTGGATATATGATGCCTCAAGCAGATTAG